The window TTCCTGGTCGAGCACCTTTTGCAGGGTACGAACCAGAAAGAGATGCGTCTCATAGTCGAGATCGTTCGCATCATAGAGCATGCGCTTCTTGAGGGCGTCGATCTGCTTTTGCAGTTTTTGCCGCGTCTCATCCGTCAGACTCATGCGTTGTGTCCGTTTTCTTCCAACATCATCTGTTGTTGGGCACGACTATCCCAGCCCTCTTCCTGCAGCTTTTCGGGCGCAGGGGAGAGCCTGTCGAGGATTTCCTGAGTCTCCGGATCCATCTCATCAAAATCCGCTTTATTCATTTTGACCAGCCACCTTTATACTTCATATTCTACTCGTGAAACCCCAAGAGGTCAAGCCCAAAGGGCGCAGGCTGATTGGCTAGGTTTTTGTAAGGACGCAGGGCCAATCGGATATGAAGGAAGCGCTGATAAAATGAGGTCGCCCAGATTTGCACAGATGCGCTGTATCTATCGAGGAGACAAACCGCAGGCGTAGCGGTGCTACGTCGAGGATTTGTCGACGACGAGAGGACAGCGCAGATGTGTGAAGATGGGCGGCTGAATTTATCAGTGATTCCTGAACAGCGGTTGACGGCTTCTGCCTGTCTATGCTACAATCAAAGAACGCAATGGGCGTTTTCTATGCTGCTCTTTTGAGAAGCCTTTTCCAGTTCGGAGCGCGGCGCTTTGGTCTTGCGCAATGGAGTCTCGTGAACC of the Selenomonas sputigena genome contains:
- a CDS encoding aminoglycoside phosphotransferase, which encodes MSLTDETRQKLQKQIDALKKRMLYDANDLDYETHLFLVRTLQKVLDQEKFKP